One Lachnospiraceae bacterium C1.1 genomic region harbors:
- a CDS encoding EAL domain-containing protein translates to MDNFLKVRYFDELFEIFSSQREGWYAFYADYTNMKVHWSQEMVDYFGMPSRVMDDAEALSYYTSLIHPDDFDQFNECARKMLDGETDELSIPYRIRNKKGEYTTVSTFSKFKRDEEGKPVFYAGTVVNYEKNDTIEPTTGLFTIRYMMEKMEEYELENKAYFLMIFEIKDFSSLKNKYDYITENKILRTVGEIALNNRNGAMVFKLEAARFAMLKAFDIGDESIKTFGEIEFDNIRNDIINGLEAEGKNVYIDIYGGAVYTDESGINAQTAYTSALFALEKAKKNEGSCKLNVFNQSSMAEDKHRLSVYNAIRESILNGCEGFYMVYQPIISNKSGKLTSMEALLRWHGDKYGEVPPAAFIEWIEKDSSFYILGNWIIKKVLEDSKEVIRRVPDLIVNINLAYPQLIRDDFEKDLKAIIEESGVDPKNVRMELTERCKLLDLDLLKEKINFMRELGMQTSLDDFGTGYSAINLLFDLSINQIKIDKFFIDNIENEGAKRIMLKAIVDCARDLGAHVCVEGIENKEMADYVSNHFNITSIQGYYYSKPVPLEDFMKKLNSKLESEN, encoded by the coding sequence ATGGATAATTTTCTCAAGGTGCGCTATTTCGACGAGCTGTTTGAGATCTTTTCAAGTCAGCGGGAGGGATGGTATGCCTTTTACGCTGACTATACAAACATGAAAGTTCACTGGTCACAGGAGATGGTGGACTATTTTGGTATGCCATCAAGGGTTATGGATGATGCAGAGGCATTGAGCTATTATACGAGTCTCATACATCCGGATGACTTTGATCAGTTCAATGAATGCGCCAGAAAAATGCTTGACGGCGAGACTGATGAGCTGAGTATCCCTTACCGTATCAGAAATAAAAAGGGTGAATATACGACGGTTTCCACTTTTTCGAAATTTAAAAGAGACGAAGAGGGAAAACCTGTTTTTTATGCAGGAACCGTAGTGAATTACGAAAAAAACGATACGATAGAGCCTACGACGGGGCTCTTTACGATAAGGTATATGATGGAGAAGATGGAAGAATATGAGCTGGAGAATAAGGCTTATTTTCTTATGATCTTCGAAATAAAAGATTTTTCTTCTCTTAAAAATAAATATGATTATATAACAGAGAATAAGATTCTTCGTACTGTCGGCGAGATCGCCCTTAATAACAGAAACGGTGCAATGGTCTTTAAGCTGGAAGCTGCGAGATTTGCGATGCTTAAAGCATTTGATATAGGCGATGAAAGCATAAAAACTTTTGGTGAAATAGAATTTGACAATATCCGCAATGATATCATCAATGGATTGGAAGCAGAGGGAAAAAACGTATATATAGATATTTACGGCGGAGCTGTATATACGGATGAGAGCGGAATAAATGCCCAGACTGCGTATACCAGTGCGCTTTTTGCCTTGGAAAAAGCCAAAAAGAATGAAGGAAGCTGTAAGCTTAATGTATTTAATCAGTCCAGTATGGCAGAGGATAAACACAGACTGTCTGTTTACAATGCAATACGGGAATCGATCCTTAATGGCTGCGAGGGTTTTTATATGGTATACCAGCCTATAATCAGCAATAAAAGCGGAAAACTTACCTCGATGGAGGCTCTTTTGCGCTGGCATGGTGATAAATACGGAGAAGTACCGCCGGCTGCCTTTATAGAATGGATTGAAAAAGATTCGTCCTTTTATATTCTCGGAAACTGGATAATAAAGAAAGTTCTGGAGGATTCCAAAGAAGTTATAAGACGGGTTCCGGATCTGATAGTAAATATAAACCTGGCATATCCCCAGCTTATAAGGGATGATTTTGAGAAGGATCTTAAAGCTATCATTGAGGAATCCGGTGTAGACCCAAAGAATGTAAGAATGGAGCTTACAGAGAGATGTAAACTTCTTGATCTGGACTTATTAAAAGAGAAAATTAATTTTATGCGTGAGCTGGGAATGCAGACTTCACTTGATGATTTTGGAACAGGTTATTCCGCAATTAACCTTTTATTTGACCTGAGTATCAATCAGATTAAAATAGATAAGTTTTTCATAGATAATATTGAAAATGAAGGAGCAAAACGCATAATGCTGAAAGCTATTGTAGACTGTGCAAGAGACTTGGGTGCGCACGTTTGCGTTGAGGGAATAGAGAATAAGGAAATGGCTGATTATGTCAGCAATCATTTTAATATAACCAGTATACAGGGATACTATTATTCAAAACCGGTTCCTTTGGAAGATTTTATGAAAAAACTCAATTCCAAATTAGAATCTGAAAACTAA
- a CDS encoding TRAP transporter fused permease subunit — MSEEMNRAGEATSEKKLSKADELGRKLASSGDEESKIAKMMRNAPMWRKTAIVGLSFFWLIFQLYIKLFRPLDPWFQLPLHMCLALVMVWLMNPMAEKSKSKNKLWWIYDAFLIAGAAYILFYYVSKADALNYRLYSVDKMNIDDIIAGTILIFECMEAVRRVVSMSLFGVIAFFMAYAWFGQYVPGIFHYQGISYPRFIETLSLGENGVFGSPLGTSLNTLFYFLMFGVFFANCGGGSVLTDAGLSLSDKTVGGPAKAAVISSGLMGMISGSAVANVTGTGVFTIPLMKKTGYSPEEAGAVESVASTGGQIMPPIMGAGAFVMAEIIGVQYIKIAAAAILPAIAYFGAALMVVHLIARKRHIGKNPNVHYEGAPILPRVYRLLPIVILVVMIVRGMSLPRAGIICTVIAIAISFLSKDTRMSPKKFLYTLLDGIRQAANIAIPTASCGIMIGIVVRSGLAVKIAKIIDQTGNSSLFIALVVAAIGCIILGMALPTVAAYLIANTLFISAIQGLGISALTSNMFIFYFGVIAQITPPVCLASFTAAGIANGSAWKTGWKAFTFAVTGFIVPFMFVYRPSLLLDGAVVDIIQSGIMLMFATFCLAGCVAGYMFGDLKSWERAVFGAIAFLFILPLAISDIIGIIAGILFLIYRFIEGKKHSHRDHVELAQDKSSL; from the coding sequence ATGAGTGAAGAAATGAACAGGGCCGGAGAGGCCACTTCTGAAAAGAAGCTTTCCAAGGCGGATGAACTTGGAAGAAAGCTCGCCTCGTCAGGGGATGAGGAAAGTAAGATAGCTAAAATGATGCGAAATGCTCCTATGTGGAGAAAAACAGCTATAGTAGGGTTGTCATTTTTCTGGCTTATTTTTCAGCTCTATATTAAGCTGTTCAGACCACTGGATCCATGGTTCCAGCTGCCGCTGCATATGTGTCTTGCACTTGTAATGGTCTGGCTCATGAATCCCATGGCAGAGAAATCAAAGAGCAAGAATAAGCTTTGGTGGATATACGACGCTTTTCTGATAGCAGGAGCAGCATATATACTTTTCTACTATGTATCAAAGGCAGATGCGCTTAACTACCGGCTTTATTCGGTAGACAAGATGAATATTGATGACATCATAGCAGGAACTATACTTATTTTTGAATGTATGGAAGCTGTAAGAAGAGTAGTTTCGATGTCGCTTTTTGGAGTCATAGCATTTTTTATGGCATATGCCTGGTTTGGTCAGTATGTTCCCGGGATATTCCATTATCAGGGCATAAGCTACCCCAGATTTATAGAAACACTTTCGCTCGGTGAGAACGGAGTATTCGGATCGCCCTTGGGAACGTCACTTAATACCCTATTCTATTTCCTCATGTTTGGAGTATTTTTTGCAAACTGCGGCGGAGGCTCCGTACTCACGGATGCGGGATTATCCCTTTCAGATAAGACCGTTGGAGGACCTGCAAAGGCAGCGGTAATCTCTTCCGGACTTATGGGAATGATCTCGGGTTCTGCAGTTGCAAATGTTACAGGTACCGGAGTATTTACGATACCGCTTATGAAGAAAACGGGATATTCACCTGAGGAGGCGGGTGCTGTTGAATCGGTTGCATCTACAGGAGGTCAGATCATGCCGCCGATCATGGGTGCAGGAGCCTTCGTAATGGCTGAGATCATAGGCGTGCAGTATATAAAGATCGCAGCTGCAGCAATTCTTCCGGCAATAGCTTATTTTGGGGCTGCATTGATGGTAGTTCATCTGATAGCAAGAAAACGTCACATTGGTAAAAATCCAAATGTTCATTATGAAGGAGCACCAATACTGCCGCGTGTTTATCGTCTGCTTCCGATAGTTATTCTGGTTGTTATGATAGTCAGAGGAATGTCACTTCCGAGAGCAGGTATCATCTGTACTGTGATCGCGATCGCAATAAGCTTTCTTTCAAAAGATACAAGGATGTCGCCGAAAAAATTCCTCTATACTTTACTGGATGGTATCCGCCAGGCAGCGAATATAGCTATTCCTACGGCATCCTGCGGCATTATGATAGGTATAGTTGTTCGTTCCGGACTTGCGGTTAAAATTGCAAAGATCATAGATCAGACCGGTAATTCTTCACTATTCATAGCGCTTGTTGTTGCAGCTATAGGATGTATCATACTTGGTATGGCGCTTCCTACAGTTGCCGCTTACCTGATCGCAAATACACTATTTATCTCTGCTATTCAGGGACTCGGTATATCTGCTCTGACCTCGAATATGTTCATCTTCTATTTCGGAGTTATTGCTCAGATCACACCGCCCGTATGTCTGGCTTCGTTTACGGCTGCAGGAATTGCAAACGGATCGGCATGGAAGACGGGGTGGAAGGCATTCACATTTGCTGTTACCGGTTTCATAGTACCGTTTATGTTTGTTTACAGACCGTCACTTTTGCTCGATGGAGCTGTTGTTGATATCATACAGTCAGGTATCATGCTTATGTTCGCTACATTCTGTCTTGCAGGCTGTGTGGCCGGATATATGTTTGGTGACCTTAAATCCTGGGAACGTGCTGTATTCGGTGCGATAGCATTTCTTTTCATTCTTCCGCTGGCAATATCTGATATAATTGGTATAATAGCAGGAATACTTTTCCTGATCTACCGTTTTATAGAAGGGAAAAAACATAGTCACAGAGATCATGTAGAGCTCGCACAAGATAAATCTTCCTTATAA
- a CDS encoding TAXI family TRAP transporter solute-binding subunit, translating into MKKLVNKILATALTLTMAAGLTACGGSSTGTAASEAAPEAAASTAAAESAAGSEAAADIGSADYSSTTLQFWSDKVGSGTYNMIVAMSKVLEEKGGFAEVNVDPSYPGGMGAPYIFKENNVDLSFVNGAPAKWAQETGTLDREPTSGYKAVIGGLTQVAYINCISNKFLEENGVSSIEEVFEKKLPLRIGCSSKGSMDAEGAYLLLEYFGVTEDDLKSWGGSITNQGGDQNAEALADGQIDFYIDHTSSASSTMAQIATTCDVTFLQWGDDLVNWFVDEKGYDKITIPANSFKGQETELVLPGSPDCLFANENLSEDVVYQITKVLSENRDALVEEYASLSGWDPATAWESQKIGGCELHPGAEKYYKEMGYMQ; encoded by the coding sequence ATGAAGAAGCTTGTAAACAAAATTTTAGCAACAGCATTAACATTAACAATGGCAGCAGGCCTTACAGCCTGCGGAGGAAGCAGTACAGGTACAGCAGCTTCTGAAGCAGCACCTGAAGCTGCGGCTTCAACAGCTGCGGCAGAGTCGGCAGCCGGATCTGAGGCTGCAGCAGACATCGGTTCTGCAGATTACAGTTCGACAACACTTCAGTTCTGGTCTGATAAGGTTGGATCGGGTACTTACAACATGATCGTTGCAATGTCAAAAGTCCTTGAGGAAAAGGGAGGTTTTGCGGAAGTAAACGTTGATCCTTCATATCCCGGCGGAATGGGAGCTCCGTATATCTTTAAGGAGAATAATGTAGATCTTTCATTTGTAAACGGTGCACCTGCAAAATGGGCACAGGAGACAGGAACTCTTGACAGAGAACCTACCAGTGGATACAAGGCTGTTATAGGTGGTCTTACACAGGTTGCTTATATTAACTGTATCTCAAATAAATTCCTTGAGGAGAATGGTGTTTCTTCCATCGAAGAAGTATTTGAGAAGAAGCTTCCGCTGAGGATCGGATGCTCATCAAAGGGCTCAATGGATGCAGAGGGCGCTTATCTTTTGCTTGAATATTTCGGAGTAACGGAAGATGACCTTAAGAGCTGGGGCGGATCGATCACAAACCAGGGCGGTGACCAGAATGCAGAGGCACTTGCTGACGGACAGATAGATTTCTATATCGATCATACATCGTCAGCTTCATCAACAATGGCTCAGATCGCAACTACCTGTGATGTTACATTCCTTCAGTGGGGAGATGACCTTGTAAACTGGTTCGTAGATGAGAAAGGATATGACAAGATCACAATTCCGGCAAATTCATTCAAGGGACAGGAGACGGAACTCGTACTTCCGGGATCACCTGACTGTCTCTTTGCAAACGAGAATCTTTCAGAAGATGTTGTTTATCAGATAACAAAAGTTCTTTCAGAAAACAGGGATGCTCTTGTTGAGGAATATGCTTCACTTTCCGGATGGGATCCTGCAACCGCATGGGAATCTCAGAAGATAGGCGGATGTGAACTTCATCCCGGTGCTGAAAAATATTATAAGGAAATGGGTTATATGCAGTAA
- the bioB gene encoding biotin synthase BioB, which yields MSYVEEVKEKVIAGGSVSREEALRLYKEDLQELCAAADEIRRFFCKDGFDLCSIVNGKSGKCSENCKFCAQSAHYHTGAEVYPMLDKKTIVKEAVHNAERGVLRYSIVTSGRALNDEEIDYICDVVREIRKVCSIEVCASFGLLNKEQFKKIKAAGVSRIHNNLETSRNYFGKVCTSHSYDDKIRTIENAREAGLSVCSGGIMGLGETEEDRIDMAMTLRELNIKSVPVNMLNPIPGTPFADHKRLQTEDMQRIVAVYRFILPDASIRLAGGRGLLENNGKKCFESGANAVITGDMLTTSGYTVESDMEMIKELGYKPKLWDR from the coding sequence ATGTCGTACGTAGAAGAAGTTAAAGAAAAAGTTATTGCCGGTGGTTCTGTCAGTCGTGAGGAGGCATTGAGATTATATAAAGAAGATCTGCAGGAACTCTGCGCTGCTGCAGATGAGATCAGGAGATTTTTCTGTAAAGACGGTTTTGACCTTTGCAGTATTGTAAATGGAAAGAGCGGAAAATGTTCGGAAAACTGTAAGTTCTGTGCACAGTCAGCACATTATCACACGGGAGCGGAAGTTTATCCTATGCTGGATAAAAAGACGATAGTGAAAGAGGCGGTTCATAATGCAGAGCGTGGAGTGCTTAGATATTCTATAGTAACATCGGGAAGAGCATTAAATGATGAGGAAATTGATTATATATGCGATGTTGTCCGTGAGATCAGGAAAGTCTGTTCAATCGAGGTATGTGCTTCTTTTGGCCTTTTAAATAAAGAGCAGTTTAAGAAAATAAAGGCGGCCGGAGTAAGCCGTATTCACAACAATCTCGAAACTTCCAGAAATTATTTTGGAAAAGTATGTACAAGCCATAGCTATGACGATAAGATCCGGACAATAGAAAATGCCAGGGAAGCGGGACTGAGTGTCTGCAGCGGCGGTATCATGGGACTCGGGGAAACAGAAGAGGACAGGATAGATATGGCAATGACGCTCCGTGAGCTCAATATCAAAAGCGTTCCGGTAAATATGCTCAATCCAATCCCTGGAACACCTTTTGCAGATCATAAACGTCTTCAGACAGAGGATATGCAGCGTATAGTTGCAGTTTACCGATTTATACTTCCGGATGCGTCGATCCGACTCGCCGGCGGCAGGGGTCTTTTGGAAAATAACGGAAAGAAATGTTTTGAATCTGGAGCGAATGCCGTTATCACAGGCGATATGCTGACAACTTCGGGATATACTGTGGAGTCGGATATGGAGATGATAAAAGAACTCGGATATAAGCCGAAACTGTGGGATAGGTGA
- a CDS encoding adenosine deaminase → MTYFTCFFLDNEKDIIVSLYKDLDRLFYSLTTPNHSTGNLIRNLARICKLPLSKDENGMLIIKGEVPCFVDAANEESYIFKLGQTEMASIYPDGRVEMKAAIPAIAKTLMSQTKDFRLDPDKTIFKTYVRKDLKFRSDLHTHMNGNLTGDILIALGIYHQIRYPLYYVKKLDLKLTESQWEKLNIQREKVARQFVASDLKGKYLDRRINDNTFINFADLILNNLDNAEMNIVKIRGSLAIIKDGQAVFTNLEKVYLYRYVFCKGKESEEKIELDRIEQIPDEDVKSALKQMLKDKERPEYCVNTLFQDKLLWIARNYKRQGVCYAEISDTTLVKKYESIEMLRQVHDVMPSIYQETGVMIRFLAAMRRIPLTIVKDAVTPADYIEQNLEVLRATALDPYVAGCDFVGEEINDIITLKPAFKELVKIAAADPSFVIRVHAGENDGQKDNISHSISCVVDSLAPGQPVPRIRLGHGLYTYSITSKKGKEVLAELKKNNVVLEFQLTSNVRLNNLNSLEKHPLKQYLKQGIRCVQGTDGAALYGTTSIDEELSLEKMLGLTNAELKLMKDAESEIITEGQKAYSDKKAKFAQLIGERDMEEVLLEKMTTVKISKGLKRGEIKLDSNTELKDYISEISWDRYPVVLLGGSLNTEKRATRVSPAGAAQLDAMLEYLNPDEVCFVIGHKLSGYEKYLLEHNERKFRIYAMVPAAISKKEADNLKAAGVMIRVSTESQAMATYKSFNYEIFERRPSMVVAFDGNSAAINLIQEAKNGKGRSAIFVWSHSRNLKQKANALQGYVYPFDEDNPLVEAIKAAKKKFEKKKAKKSEK, encoded by the coding sequence ATGACCTATTTTACATGTTTTTTTCTCGATAACGAAAAAGATATCATAGTCAGTCTTTATAAAGACCTGGACAGACTTTTTTATTCGCTTACGACACCAAATCACAGTACGGGAAATCTTATCAGAAATCTTGCAAGGATCTGTAAACTCCCTCTTTCTAAAGATGAGAACGGAATGCTCATTATAAAGGGTGAAGTCCCCTGCTTTGTTGATGCAGCTAATGAAGAAAGCTATATCTTCAAGCTTGGACAGACAGAGATGGCATCCATATATCCGGATGGAAGAGTGGAAATGAAGGCTGCCATTCCGGCGATAGCCAAGACACTTATGAGCCAGACAAAGGATTTTAGGCTCGATCCGGATAAGACGATTTTTAAGACCTACGTCAGAAAAGATCTGAAATTCAGGTCAGATCTGCATACACATATGAACGGCAATCTGACCGGAGACATACTTATAGCGCTCGGTATCTATCATCAGATCAGATACCCGCTTTACTATGTCAAAAAACTCGACCTAAAACTCACAGAGTCCCAGTGGGAAAAATTAAATATCCAGAGAGAAAAGGTTGCAAGACAGTTTGTTGCTTCTGACCTTAAGGGAAAATATCTGGACAGAAGGATAAATGACAATACGTTTATAAATTTCGCAGATCTCATATTAAATAATCTTGATAATGCGGAGATGAACATAGTAAAGATCCGCGGATCCCTGGCGATCATAAAGGACGGTCAGGCAGTGTTCACGAATCTTGAGAAAGTTTATCTCTATCGATATGTTTTCTGTAAAGGCAAAGAGAGTGAGGAAAAGATCGAGCTCGACAGAATAGAGCAGATACCGGATGAGGACGTCAAATCTGCCCTAAAGCAGATGCTTAAAGATAAGGAAAGACCGGAATACTGCGTAAATACGCTCTTTCAGGATAAACTTCTCTGGATTGCCCGCAATTATAAACGCCAGGGTGTCTGCTATGCAGAAATAAGTGATACGACACTCGTGAAAAAATATGAGTCGATCGAAATGCTGAGACAGGTACATGATGTAATGCCCAGTATCTATCAGGAAACAGGCGTCATGATCAGATTCCTCGCAGCAATGAGAAGAATCCCATTGACTATTGTAAAGGACGCGGTCACACCGGCCGATTATATAGAGCAGAACCTGGAAGTTTTAAGGGCTACGGCACTTGATCCCTATGTGGCAGGATGTGATTTTGTCGGTGAGGAAATAAACGATATAATCACTCTCAAGCCTGCGTTTAAGGAATTGGTAAAAATCGCGGCAGCAGACCCGAGCTTTGTTATAAGAGTCCATGCTGGAGAAAATGATGGGCAGAAAGACAATATTTCCCACAGTATCTCCTGTGTAGTTGACTCTTTAGCACCGGGACAGCCTGTGCCCAGAATACGGCTTGGTCATGGACTTTATACCTACAGCATAACTTCAAAAAAGGGAAAAGAAGTACTGGCAGAGCTTAAGAAAAACAATGTGGTGCTTGAATTCCAGCTTACCAGTAACGTGCGCCTCAACAACTTAAATTCACTTGAAAAGCATCCGCTAAAGCAATACTTAAAGCAGGGGATAAGATGCGTACAGGGAACGGACGGGGCGGCTCTTTACGGCACGACCTCGATCGATGAAGAGCTTTCGCTTGAAAAAATGCTGGGACTTACGAATGCTGAGCTTAAGCTGATGAAGGATGCGGAAAGTGAGATAATAACCGAGGGTCAGAAGGCATATTCCGATAAAAAGGCAAAATTTGCTCAGCTCATCGGTGAGCGGGATATGGAAGAAGTCCTTCTCGAAAAGATGACGACGGTAAAAATCTCCAAGGGGCTTAAACGCGGAGAGATCAAGCTTGACAGCAATACTGAGCTTAAAGACTATATAAGCGAGATAAGCTGGGACCGTTATCCTGTGGTTCTCCTCGGAGGAAGCCTGAATACAGAAAAGAGGGCAACCAGAGTCAGTCCTGCGGGAGCTGCACAGCTTGACGCGATGCTTGAATATCTGAATCCGGACGAAGTCTGCTTTGTTATAGGACATAAATTATCGGGATATGAAAAATACCTGCTTGAACACAATGAAAGAAAATTCAGGATCTATGCCATGGTACCTGCAGCCATCAGTAAAAAAGAGGCTGATAATCTGAAGGCTGCAGGAGTTATGATCAGAGTTTCTACGGAATCACAGGCCATGGCTACATATAAGAGCTTTAATTATGAGATCTTCGAAAGACGCCCGTCCATGGTAGTGGCCTTTGACGGAAACAGTGCAGCAATAAATCTGATACAGGAGGCTAAAAACGGTAAAGGCCGTTCGGCAATTTTCGTCTGGAGCCATTCGAGAAATCTCAAACAAAAAGCCAATGCGCTTCAGGGTTATGTATATCCTTTTGATGAAGACAATCCGCTTGTTGAAGCGATAAAGGCAGCAAAGAAAAAATTTGAAAAAAAGAAAGCAAAAAAGTCAGAAAAATGA